The following proteins are encoded in a genomic region of Clostridium kluyveri:
- a CDS encoding PD-(D/E)XK nuclease-like domain-containing protein has translation MEATLIKLTDENYFSQEANQQYMSVSQFKAFGGCEAAALASLSGEWKEEESTALLVGSYFHSHFEGTLDKFKKEHPQIFTAKGELKANYRQANEMINCLEMDENFKQIYVGEKEKIFTGKLFDADWKIKVDCLNVKDGYFVDLKTTRDFEKQWIEKEGRNTKVSFVEKWKYLIQIAVYKEILRQNTGINDLEGFIIAVTKQDPPDKIILYFKPEDYEIGMNQVRENIERVMQVKNGLEKPMRCERCAYCRATKKLDRAFHYTEL, from the coding sequence ATGGAAGCTACACTTATAAAACTTACAGATGAAAATTACTTTTCTCAAGAAGCTAACCAACAATATATGTCAGTATCACAATTTAAAGCTTTCGGCGGCTGTGAAGCAGCTGCCCTGGCTTCCCTGAGTGGAGAATGGAAAGAAGAAGAGAGTACAGCATTATTAGTAGGAAGTTACTTCCACAGTCATTTCGAAGGAACACTAGATAAATTCAAGAAGGAACATCCACAAATATTTACAGCAAAGGGGGAACTTAAAGCAAATTATAGACAAGCTAATGAGATGATAAATTGCCTGGAAATGGATGAAAATTTTAAACAAATATATGTCGGGGAAAAAGAAAAGATATTCACCGGTAAATTATTTGATGCAGATTGGAAAATTAAAGTTGATTGCCTGAACGTCAAGGATGGATATTTTGTAGACTTGAAAACCACCAGAGACTTTGAAAAACAGTGGATTGAAAAAGAAGGAAGAAATACAAAGGTTTCCTTTGTAGAGAAATGGAAATATTTAATTCAAATAGCAGTATACAAGGAAATCTTAAGGCAAAACACAGGAATTAATGACTTAGAGGGCTTTATAATTGCTGTAACCAAACAAGACCCACCTGATAAGATAATCCTATATTTCAAACCAGAAGATTATGAAATAGGCATGAATCAGGTTAGAGAAAATATAGAGCGTGTTATGCAAGTTAAGAATGGACTTGAAAAACCTATGAGGTGTGAGAGGTGTGCATACTGTAGGGCTACCAAGAAACTAGATAGGGCTTTTCACTATACAGAGCTTTAG
- a CDS encoding recombinase RecT — protein MGNLINGKPVEVKNILANINMQKRFQEILGKKAAGFMANLVNISNGKLKGIEPYSIVSSAMIAATLDLPIDPNLGFAWIVPYGKKAQFQMGYRGFVQLALRTGQYKHINVIEIYKGQLKTYNPLTEELELDFDSKESNEVVGYAAYFSLINGFEKTVYWSKEKVTAHGKKFSKTYNNGPWQTDFDAMAKKTILKNTLSKWGILSIDMQTALQADQATVKKGVLDGESVEVNLDYIDNPDSIDAEFEEVDSGKATTKLDDKFKKANGDSAQDKKKDDTPSEDKQENLFKGTPFEMGDDK, from the coding sequence ATGGGTAATTTAATAAATGGTAAGCCTGTGGAAGTGAAAAATATTCTAGCAAATATAAATATGCAGAAGAGATTTCAGGAGATTCTAGGTAAAAAGGCCGCGGGGTTTATGGCGAATCTCGTAAATATATCTAATGGCAAATTAAAGGGGATAGAGCCTTATAGCATTGTATCTTCTGCAATGATAGCAGCTACCTTAGACTTGCCTATTGACCCTAACCTGGGTTTTGCATGGATAGTTCCCTATGGCAAGAAAGCACAATTCCAAATGGGATATAGAGGATTTGTACAATTAGCATTGAGAACAGGCCAATATAAGCACATAAATGTCATTGAGATATATAAAGGACAACTAAAAACTTATAATCCTCTTACAGAAGAATTAGAGCTTGATTTTGACAGTAAAGAGAGTAATGAGGTTGTAGGGTATGCAGCATATTTTAGCTTGATTAATGGCTTTGAAAAGACGGTTTATTGGAGCAAAGAGAAAGTTACAGCTCATGGAAAAAAATTCTCTAAAACTTATAATAATGGCCCTTGGCAGACTGACTTTGATGCAATGGCTAAGAAAACTATACTCAAGAACACTTTAAGCAAGTGGGGGATTTTAAGTATAGACATGCAGACAGCATTGCAAGCAGACCAGGCAACAGTTAAAAAAGGTGTGCTTGATGGTGAGTCTGTGGAGGTAAACCTAGATTATATTGATAATCCTGATAGTATAGATGCGGAATTTGAGGAAGTGGATTCTGGAAAGGCAACAACTAAACTGGATGATAAGTTTAAAAAAGCTAATGGAGATTCTGCACAAGATAAGAAAAAAGACGATACCCCTTCAGAAGATAAACAGGAAAATTTATTTAAAGGTACACCTTTTGAGATGGGAGATGATAAATAA
- a CDS encoding AAA family ATPase produces the protein MSKIKKIEINSYVGLKEFGFDAGKINIFRGPKGSGKSSIIEALETAFTNSKRRTEVIRHGQDEATLYIELDNGLEINRKIRNGKADYLKLRKGDEGVPSTERFLRQLINGNIFRPIEWVNLSSKEQTKSILNMLEIDWVQEDIQKWFSEIPSNIEYSQHILMVLKAIETKYFKDREEVNRQIKELKTQVEVIKKDLPVNYDGEEWRNKKVQEYYSKVSESQKINQFIEQAKALQEGLENKVQAIQANADSNKSRAQMKYKDQRQDIKDIIDLSKSKIEKSQDLINGFNQRSANELQAIDLEIDKQIQEAISKIKAAGEKSKECVKKALEAEKQENIDNINIQNNKITQKTEELNSLDNLEKQELKSIDEKVISEIEKEKIRVGKAAEYLEQNESVDIEPLQQEADKVAEMQSYLRQWDMMIDIRDNQLSDKERYSLGLTARIEKARTLPEELLKTAKMPIDGISVDEKGLIRINGTLIDGLSDGEKLELAFKIAKAQAGDLKVICLDRFESLKSDQKAILKAAMNDEYQYFITEHTDSEEMEIQKLGGVVNG, from the coding sequence ATGAGTAAGATTAAAAAAATTGAGATAAATAGTTATGTTGGGCTTAAAGAATTTGGCTTTGATGCAGGAAAAATAAATATATTCAGAGGACCCAAAGGTTCAGGAAAGAGCAGTATTATTGAAGCGTTGGAAACAGCATTTACAAATTCAAAGAGACGTACAGAGGTTATAAGGCACGGACAGGATGAAGCCACTCTCTACATTGAATTAGATAATGGACTTGAAATAAACCGTAAAATCAGGAATGGAAAAGCAGATTATTTGAAGCTCAGAAAAGGTGACGAAGGTGTTCCTTCTACCGAAAGATTTTTAAGGCAACTCATAAATGGTAATATTTTTAGACCTATTGAATGGGTAAATCTTTCATCCAAAGAACAGACAAAAAGCATTTTAAACATGCTTGAAATTGATTGGGTGCAAGAAGATATTCAAAAATGGTTTAGTGAAATACCTTCAAATATCGAATATAGTCAACACATTTTGATGGTTTTAAAGGCTATTGAGACTAAATATTTTAAGGATAGAGAAGAGGTTAATAGACAAATCAAGGAATTAAAGACACAAGTTGAAGTTATAAAAAAGGATCTTCCTGTTAACTATGATGGTGAGGAATGGAGAAATAAAAAAGTCCAGGAATATTACAGTAAAGTTTCAGAATCCCAAAAGATTAATCAATTTATAGAACAGGCAAAAGCATTGCAGGAAGGACTTGAAAATAAGGTTCAAGCTATACAAGCCAATGCTGACAGTAATAAATCAAGGGCGCAGATGAAGTATAAAGATCAAAGACAGGATATTAAAGATATTATTGATTTGTCTAAGAGTAAGATTGAGAAATCGCAGGATTTAATTAATGGATTTAATCAAAGAAGTGCCAATGAGCTTCAAGCCATTGACCTAGAAATTGACAAGCAAATTCAAGAAGCCATATCAAAGATAAAGGCAGCTGGAGAGAAATCGAAAGAATGTGTCAAGAAAGCTCTTGAAGCTGAAAAACAGGAAAACATTGACAATATAAATATCCAGAATAATAAGATTACTCAAAAAACAGAAGAATTAAATTCATTGGATAACTTGGAAAAGCAGGAATTAAAAAGCATAGATGAAAAGGTGATATCTGAAATCGAGAAAGAAAAAATCAGGGTGGGAAAGGCTGCAGAATATCTTGAACAGAATGAATCGGTAGATATTGAACCGTTACAGCAGGAAGCTGACAAAGTAGCAGAAATGCAGAGCTATCTTAGGCAATGGGACATGATGATTGACATTAGAGACAACCAACTTTCAGATAAAGAAAGATATTCCCTTGGGCTTACTGCAAGGATTGAGAAAGCAAGAACATTACCCGAAGAACTTTTGAAAACTGCTAAGATGCCGATTGATGGCATATCAGTAGATGAAAAAGGATTGATTCGGATAAATGGAACTTTAATAGATGGCCTTTCAGATGGAGAAAAACTGGAATTAGCCTTTAAAATAGCAAAGGCACAAGCAGGAGATTTAAAGGTTATATGCCTTGATAGGTTTGAAAGCCTTAAATCAGACCAGAAAGCAATCCTTAAGGCTGCAATGAATGATGAATACCAGTACTTTATAACGGAACATACGGACAGTGAAGAAATGGAAATTCAAAAATTAGGAGGGGTAGTAAATGGGTAA
- a CDS encoding helix-turn-helix domain-containing protein — MPNIEPLLKKSQVAEILQVDERTVDRYREDGIITPCRIPAVRYNPQEIRELIGIKLDKLSPLERKRLERELEEWKTRAEKAEAALRKINITATEAMLCEKEAFQI; from the coding sequence ATGCCAAATATAGAACCACTACTAAAAAAGAGTCAAGTAGCTGAAATCCTTCAGGTGGATGAAAGGACCGTAGATAGGTATAGAGAGGACGGAATAATAACCCCTTGCAGGATACCGGCTGTAAGATACAACCCACAGGAAATCAGAGAATTGATAGGCATAAAACTTGATAAACTTTCACCACTTGAAAGAAAACGCCTTGAAAGAGAACTGGAAGAGTGGAAAACTCGGGCAGAAAAGGCAGAAGCAGCTCTACGAAAAATAAATATTACTGCTACGGAAGCTATGCTATGCGAAAAGGAGGCTTTTCAGATATGA
- a CDS encoding Rha family transcriptional regulator, with the protein MKNLTQINKLITLDSREVAKMISKRHGDLLRDIKTYISQMDEANETLNAKLRSADYFIESTYKDTSGKENPCYLLTKLGCEFVSNKLTGVKGTAFTAMYTKKFNDMESKQQKPTCIEDVLIQSLQEMKDVKLQIKETKEEVQGIRDVITLNPQAAWRRECNRILNAIGRELGDYKAPKDQVYEILKVRGKCRPNVLIINLKKRAEKNGMPPSKVKQLNILDVLENEPRLKEIYITIVKEMAIKDKIKLSDGVI; encoded by the coding sequence ATGAAAAATTTAACGCAAATCAATAAGCTAATAACTTTAGACAGCAGAGAAGTTGCGAAAATGATAAGTAAAAGACATGGTGATCTATTGAGAGATATAAAAACTTATATAAGTCAAATGGATGAAGCTAACGAAACACTCAACGCAAAATTGCGTTCAGCAGATTATTTTATCGAAAGCACTTATAAGGATACATCAGGAAAAGAAAATCCGTGTTATTTGTTAACAAAATTAGGGTGTGAGTTTGTTAGTAACAAATTGACTGGAGTAAAAGGAACAGCTTTTACAGCTATGTATACTAAAAAATTCAATGATATGGAGAGTAAACAGCAAAAACCAACCTGTATTGAAGATGTTTTAATCCAATCTCTTCAAGAGATGAAAGACGTAAAATTGCAGATTAAAGAAACTAAAGAAGAAGTTCAAGGCATACGTGATGTCATAACTTTGAACCCTCAGGCAGCATGGAGAAGAGAATGTAACAGGATTTTGAATGCAATAGGTAGAGAACTTGGAGATTATAAGGCTCCAAAGGATCAGGTATATGAAATTCTAAAGGTTAGAGGAAAGTGTAGACCTAATGTTTTAATAATAAATCTGAAAAAGAGGGCTGAAAAAAATGGAATGCCACCTAGTAAAGTGAAACAATTAAATATTTTAGATGTTCTTGAGAATGAGCCAAGGCTCAAAGAAATCTACATTACTATAGTTAAGGAGATGGCTATCAAGGATAAAATCAAATTGTCGGATGGGGTGATCTAA
- a CDS encoding helix-turn-helix domain-containing protein, whose amino-acid sequence MSLMALCKKHGYSFRRLSKEEGVSFTYLSRLNTGIYKNPSLQILTKIARRLGVSIEEVAKAIMEED is encoded by the coding sequence ATGAGCTTAATGGCATTGTGCAAAAAACATGGATATTCATTTAGAAGATTATCTAAAGAAGAAGGCGTTTCGTTTACTTATTTATCTAGACTTAATACTGGCATATATAAAAATCCTTCATTGCAAATTCTTACTAAAATAGCAAGAAGATTAGGAGTGTCTATCGAAGAAGTAGCAAAAGCAATCATGGAAGAAGATTAA
- a CDS encoding helix-turn-helix domain-containing protein produces the protein MSISENLKRARNAKGLSQRGLAEKANVSYTYINRIEREVYKNPSYELLNKLAIALEIPVESLYKENNEKELSLLEILQGIYENTPDMKETIVGQLVKGLIENDLMNPDGTIPKQVDKQVKDLIIEASRLQAISKNIKKGE, from the coding sequence ATGTCTATAAGTGAAAATTTAAAAAGAGCAAGAAATGCGAAAGGCTTGTCGCAAAGAGGCTTAGCTGAAAAAGCTAATGTTAGTTATACCTATATTAACAGAATCGAAAGAGAAGTTTATAAAAATCCTTCATATGAACTTTTAAATAAATTGGCAATAGCTTTAGAAATTCCTGTAGAAAGTTTATACAAAGAAAATAACGAAAAGGAATTATCTTTACTTGAAATTCTACAAGGAATTTATGAAAATACGCCTGACATGAAAGAAACCATAGTAGGCCAACTTGTTAAAGGGTTAATAGAAAATGATTTAATGAATCCAGATGGTACTATACCTAAACAAGTTGACAAACAGGTTAAAGATTTAATAATTGAAGCTTCGAGACTTCAAGCCATATCTAAAAATATAAAGAAAGGTGAATAA
- a CDS encoding helix-turn-helix domain-containing protein: MQMMIKKYREEKGLSLRQLAKSAGISRSQLSYIENRESEYLKKLKRIAKHLEVCTKDLFVNCCDIKEECDYKCANCCHRKRGI, translated from the coding sequence ATGCAAATGATGATTAAGAAATATAGAGAAGAAAAAGGATTATCTTTAAGGCAATTGGCAAAATCGGCGGGTATTTCTAGAAGTCAATTGAGTTATATAGAAAATAGAGAGAGTGAGTATTTAAAAAAATTGAAAAGAATAGCTAAGCATTTGGAAGTATGCACAAAAGATTTATTTGTGAATTGCTGTGACATAAAAGAAGAATGTGACTATAAATGCGCAAACTGTTGTCACCGTAAAAGGGGAATTTGA
- a CDS encoding site-specific integrase, with translation MQYNIIYREKDGSWQYIISYKDINGKWKQKSKQGFPLNREGKRKAKDKALEALKELEQTIGQNVDINTEYENITFKEFSHMFLSHERLYKEGNTLRRYNTSIKAFDSLFDAKIVDIKPLHVQECIDNLIKRELKASTIKLYIRGIKLVFDYAINLNIILLNPVTKLQVPKDKSNSDKKALTVDELDDLLSKIENRKFYIISMIAGKCGLRFGEIMGLTWDDVDFQNKLIKINKQWKVLTNNKYGYGELKSRNSKREVHIPKTVRIELKKYKNECGINKNRRIFNNINNISLSRNLMRNYKKAGYNITVHELRHTYATNLVAGGMDYPSVAKIMGHDVKQTMDTYSHVTKDMINRASKLIDEIF, from the coding sequence ATGCAATACAATATTATATACAGAGAAAAGGATGGCAGTTGGCAATATATAATTTCCTACAAAGATATAAATGGAAAATGGAAACAAAAAAGTAAACAGGGGTTTCCGCTAAATAGAGAAGGTAAGCGAAAGGCAAAAGATAAAGCGTTGGAAGCACTTAAGGAATTAGAACAAACAATAGGGCAAAATGTAGATATTAATACTGAATATGAGAATATTACTTTTAAAGAGTTCTCTCACATGTTCTTAAGTCACGAGAGACTATATAAGGAGGGTAATACATTAAGAAGATACAATACAAGCATAAAAGCTTTTGATAGCCTTTTTGACGCTAAAATAGTAGATATCAAACCGTTGCATGTGCAAGAATGTATTGACAATCTAATAAAAAGGGAACTAAAGGCATCCACTATAAAATTATATATAAGAGGAATTAAATTAGTATTTGATTATGCTATCAATCTAAATATAATATTATTAAATCCAGTTACCAAATTGCAGGTACCTAAAGATAAATCAAATAGCGATAAAAAAGCATTAACAGTAGATGAGCTAGATGATCTTTTGAGCAAAATAGAAAACAGAAAGTTTTATATAATATCTATGATTGCAGGAAAATGTGGCTTACGTTTTGGAGAAATTATGGGGCTTACTTGGGATGATGTAGATTTCCAAAATAAACTAATTAAAATTAATAAACAATGGAAAGTATTAACTAATAATAAATATGGGTATGGGGAATTAAAAAGTAGAAATTCTAAAAGAGAAGTGCATATACCTAAAACCGTTAGGATTGAATTGAAAAAATACAAAAATGAATGTGGTATAAATAAGAATAGAAGAATTTTTAATAATATCAATAATATTTCTCTATCACGTAATCTTATGCGTAATTATAAAAAAGCCGGCTATAATATAACGGTGCACGAATTGCGGCATACCTATGCTACTAATCTTGTGGCCGGCGGGATGGATTATCCATCTGTAGCTAAAATAATGGGACATGATGTAAAACAAACCATGGATACTTATTCACACGTAACTAAAGATATGATAAATAGAGCGTCAAAATTAATTGACGAAATTTTTTAA
- a CDS encoding alkaline phosphatase family protein produces MNSQVKAKKVLLLGLDGADPMLVEKYIKEGKLPNFKKVISSGVTTKDYSMRSVLPAITPPNWASLATGAFPNTHGITCFWNQTKCL; encoded by the coding sequence TTGAATAGTCAGGTAAAAGCTAAGAAAGTACTTTTATTAGGATTAGATGGTGCGGATCCAATGTTAGTTGAGAAGTATATAAAGGAAGGTAAGTTACCGAATTTCAAGAAAGTAATATCCAGCGGTGTTACAACAAAAGATTATTCTATGAGAAGTGTATTGCCGGCAATTACCCCTCCTAACTGGGCATCTTTAGCTACGGGAGCATTTCCAAATACTCATGGTATAACTTGTTTTTGGAATCAGACAAAATGTCTCTAA
- a CDS encoding bacteriocin immunity protein, with product MLEKLTREELISLVSKIVECEGTEEEIDEMIEIVKRNVPHPEVSDLIYWNEEELTPKQIVDIALAYKPIQL from the coding sequence ATGCTAGAAAAATTAACAAGAGAAGAACTGATAAGTTTAGTGAGTAAAATAGTGGAATGTGAAGGAACGGAAGAAGAGATTGATGAAATGATAGAAATTGTAAAAAGAAATGTTCCGCACCCAGAGGTAAGTGATTTAATATATTGGAATGAAGAAGAACTTACTCCTAAGCAAATAGTTGATATAGCACTAGCTTATAAGCCAATACAACTTTAG
- a CDS encoding SMI1/KNR4 family protein, producing the protein MKDRIEKFLKWAEDNGWNVKRHQNTDVCLPDNIISRYPSISKEYIEFLKSVNVCIAPDDSSWFLCLDDYNGVSDSAYSWNEIEKLCLEEAENDEEWKQEITEFWDCHLPVYFSVKSGYAYYALNTTGESGSIVHGYEPEFEETDIVTTSFVDFLDAIMKNSIEV; encoded by the coding sequence ATGAAAGACAGAATTGAAAAGTTTTTAAAGTGGGCTGAAGATAATGGTTGGAATGTTAAACGACATCAAAATACTGATGTATGCTTGCCAGATAACATAATTAGTCGTTATCCTAGTATTTCTAAGGAGTATATAGAATTTCTGAAATCAGTAAATGTTTGCATTGCTCCGGATGATAGTTCATGGTTCTTATGTCTAGACGATTATAATGGAGTAAGTGATTCTGCGTATTCTTGGAATGAAATAGAAAAATTGTGCTTAGAAGAAGCGGAAAATGATGAGGAATGGAAACAAGAAATAACTGAATTTTGGGATTGTCATCTACCAGTATATTTTTCAGTTAAGAGTGGATATGCTTATTATGCATTAAATACTACTGGTGAATCAGGTTCTATAGTGCATGGTTATGAACCTGAATTTGAAGAGACGGATATAGTAACAACATCTTTCGTGGATTTTTTAGATGCAATCATGAAAAATAGCATAGAAGTTTAA
- a CDS encoding transposase — translation MNNTEELREEFGYIENQSIKVARARGIGLYDVENDMIITSAIDYYRTGERASAIELINKLEALSSYNDLILFDRGYPSRDFISFIGSKNIKYLMRVSTAFLKSVVNVQGEDQIVEVKCKKEIIKIRVLKFKLDSGVTEILITNIYDKTFTVDDFKKLYFRRWGIEVKYNELKSRLQIENFSGETPIAIKQDFYATMYLSNMVSLAKKDANAIIEESNADKELKYEYKVNTNILTGKLKTSLVVMLLEKNPRKRRKIFNKIMEEISRNVIPIRPERQYAPRMAVRANKNSLNTKRSL, via the coding sequence ATTAATAATACAGAGGAATTAAGAGAAGAATTTGGTTACATTGAAAATCAAAGTATAAAAGTTGCTCGTGCTAGAGGAATAGGATTATATGATGTAGAAAATGATATGATTATAACATCAGCTATAGATTATTACAGGACAGGAGAAAGAGCATCAGCTATAGAGCTGATAAACAAGCTAGAAGCACTAAGTTCTTATAATGATTTAATTTTATTTGACAGAGGGTATCCTTCAAGAGATTTTATTAGTTTTATAGGAAGTAAGAATATAAAGTATCTAATGCGTGTGTCCACTGCTTTTTTGAAATCAGTAGTTAATGTACAAGGTGAAGATCAAATAGTGGAAGTGAAATGTAAGAAAGAAATTATTAAAATTAGAGTTCTTAAATTTAAATTGGACTCAGGAGTAACAGAGATTTTAATAACAAATATATATGATAAAACTTTTACAGTAGATGACTTTAAAAAGCTATATTTCAGGCGTTGGGGTATAGAAGTAAAATACAATGAATTAAAAAGCAGGTTACAAATAGAGAACTTTAGTGGTGAAACACCAATTGCAATAAAGCAAGATTTTTATGCAACAATGTATTTATCAAATATGGTATCTCTAGCTAAAAAGGATGCTAATGCAATCATTGAAGAAAGTAATGCTGATAAGGAACTAAAGTATGAATATAAAGTAAATACTAATATTCTTACAGGTAAATTAAAGACTTCATTAGTTGTTATGCTATTAGAAAAAAATCCTAGGAAACGCCGCAAAATTTTCAATAAAATAATGGAAGAGATATCAAGAAATGTTATACCTATTCGTCCAGAAAGACAGTATGCTCCAAGGATGGCTGTCAGAGCTAATAAAAACTCATTAAATACTAAGAGGTCATTGTAA
- a CDS encoding IS4 family transposase — MLKNPNDLTNGEKELLSYVEKVLSKDEYKKIKETVFTYEEAEKYIKSDILGLNVGLKTYFPNEISNLPKQITKEFNDAAFADNRLNKRLTKIANSFYENPESSIPQACKSYAGTQATYRFFSNNRVKPEVILMSHREQTIERMRKYDTVLAIQDTTALDYKDHPATKGLGVYGNTEHDLGLLNHTTLAVTVDGIPLGILSRYVWTRNPKELGKRVTKRERSTSDKESQKWLDALDSSLKDVPKHINVVTVCDREADIYDFFHKAVSEERDLLVRVAQKRRVLENEKSLIQEIESSPVMGQLLISVPRDTGNKRAPREATLSMKYCPVTIKPPVNRKDSKSLPNLELYLVLAEEINPPKGIKPIYWLLLTTLPVENLEQAVEKIKWYKQRWKIERYHYTLKSGCNIEKLQLESTESLQNALAVYSIVAWKLLWLKFESEQNPEAACDIVLQQYEWQALYCVVNRVSIPPMQPPTLKEAVIMIAKLGGFLGRKSDGQPGVKVIWRGLMCLNNINLSSKIKKVFIDIKNPIKMFYYINTEKKQNKRMGFYAKFII; from the coding sequence ATGCTAAAAAATCCAAATGACTTGACTAATGGGGAAAAAGAGTTATTATCCTATGTAGAAAAAGTACTAAGTAAAGATGAATATAAGAAAATAAAAGAAACCGTATTTACATATGAAGAAGCAGAAAAATATATTAAGAGTGATATTTTAGGACTTAATGTAGGACTTAAGACATATTTTCCAAATGAGATATCTAATTTGCCTAAACAAATAACTAAGGAATTTAATGATGCAGCTTTTGCAGATAATAGACTAAATAAGAGGTTAACTAAAATAGCTAACTCTTTCTACGAAAACCCTGAAAGTTCAATACCTCAGGCATGTAAAAGCTATGCTGGAACACAGGCAACATATAGATTCTTTAGTAATAATAGAGTTAAACCGGAGGTAATCCTAATGAGCCATAGAGAACAAACTATCGAGCGTATGAGAAAGTATGACACTGTCTTGGCAATCCAAGATACTACCGCATTAGATTATAAAGATCATCCTGCAACTAAAGGTTTAGGTGTATATGGTAACACAGAACATGATCTTGGGTTGTTAAATCATACTACTCTTGCAGTAACAGTAGATGGTATTCCTCTTGGCATTTTATCAAGATATGTATGGACACGTAATCCAAAAGAACTTGGAAAACGGGTTACCAAACGTGAACGCTCTACATCAGATAAAGAAAGTCAAAAGTGGCTTGACGCTTTAGATTCAAGCCTCAAAGATGTTCCAAAACATATAAATGTAGTTACTGTGTGTGATCGTGAAGCTGACATTTATGATTTCTTCCATAAAGCAGTATCAGAAGAAAGAGATTTGCTCGTAAGAGTCGCTCAAAAAAGAAGAGTTCTGGAAAACGAAAAATCTCTAATTCAAGAAATTGAGAGTAGTCCTGTAATGGGTCAATTACTTATAAGTGTACCTAGAGACACTGGAAACAAACGTGCACCAAGAGAAGCTACATTATCTATGAAATATTGTCCTGTTACAATAAAACCTCCGGTTAATCGTAAAGATTCAAAGTCATTACCGAATCTTGAATTATATTTAGTTTTGGCGGAGGAGATAAATCCTCCTAAAGGAATTAAACCTATATATTGGCTTCTTTTAACAACATTACCTGTAGAAAACCTTGAACAGGCAGTTGAAAAAATCAAATGGTACAAACAACGTTGGAAAATTGAACGTTATCATTATACTTTAAAAAGTGGTTGTAATATTGAGAAACTCCAATTGGAGAGCACAGAAAGCTTGCAAAACGCCCTTGCAGTATATTCTATAGTTGCATGGAAGCTTCTTTGGTTAAAGTTCGAATCTGAGCAAAATCCAGAAGCAGCATGCGATATAGTTCTACAACAGTATGAGTGGCAAGCACTCTATTGCGTAGTTAATCGAGTTTCCATTCCACCAATGCAGCCTCCAACATTGAAGGAAGCTGTAATTATGATAGCTAAATTAGGTGGATTCCTTGGTCGTAAAAGTGATGGTCAACCAGGCGTAAAGGTTATATGGCGTGGTTTAATGTGTCTTAATAATATTAACCTGAGTTCGAAAATAAAAAAAGTATTTATAGATATAAAAAATCCCATCAAAATGTTTTATTATATAAATACAGAGAAAAAACAAAACAAAAGGATGGGATTTTATGCAAAATTTATTATTTGA